One window of the Burkholderia sp. FERM BP-3421 genome contains the following:
- the egtB gene encoding ergothioneine biosynthesis protein EgtB produces MTERAAPTRLPGDALRRRFLDVRTHSTALAAPLSAEDQALQSMPDASPTKWHLAHTTWFFETVVLARHARGYTPFDAHYAYLFNSYYEALGPRHARPQRGLLSRPSLDEVRRYREHVDAALLRLLDDTPEGARGAFAAEIELGLHHEQQHQELILTDILHAFSLNPLLPAYRAHAAPRAVAPSGALRWLSHPGGAVEVGDAGRGFAFDNERPRHPVLLQPYSIGNRLVTNGEYADFIADDGYARPELWLSDGWATVQREAWRAPLYWQPGDMRGDWLVFGLGGAHALDRTAPVAHLSFYEAAAYAEWAQARLPTEFEWEAASILPGIAQVSDSVWQWTRSAYAPYPGFRPLPGIAAEYNGKFMVGQQVLRGGSVATPSGHARPTYRNFFPPAARWQFSGVRLAKDA; encoded by the coding sequence ATGACGGAACGAGCAGCTCCGACACGTCTGCCGGGCGACGCCCTGCGCCGACGCTTCCTGGATGTGCGCACGCACAGCACCGCGCTCGCCGCGCCGCTGAGCGCGGAGGATCAGGCCTTGCAGTCCATGCCGGACGCGAGCCCGACCAAGTGGCATCTCGCGCACACGACCTGGTTCTTCGAGACCGTCGTGCTCGCACGCCACGCGCGCGGCTACACGCCGTTCGACGCGCACTACGCCTATCTTTTCAATTCCTATTACGAAGCGCTCGGCCCGCGACATGCGCGTCCGCAGCGCGGGCTGCTGTCGCGGCCGTCGCTCGACGAGGTGCGACGCTACCGCGAGCACGTCGACGCCGCGCTCCTGCGTTTGCTGGACGACACGCCGGAGGGCGCGCGCGGCGCGTTCGCCGCCGAGATCGAGCTGGGCCTGCATCACGAGCAGCAGCACCAGGAGTTGATCCTGACCGACATCCTGCACGCGTTCTCGCTCAATCCGCTGCTGCCCGCGTACCGCGCGCACGCCGCGCCGCGCGCGGTCGCGCCGTCGGGCGCGCTGCGCTGGCTGTCGCACCCGGGCGGCGCGGTCGAGGTCGGCGATGCGGGGCGCGGGTTCGCCTTCGATAATGAACGGCCGCGCCATCCAGTGCTGCTGCAGCCCTATTCGATCGGAAACCGCCTCGTCACCAACGGCGAATACGCGGATTTCATCGCGGACGACGGCTATGCGCGCCCCGAGCTGTGGCTGTCCGACGGCTGGGCGACCGTGCAGCGCGAAGCGTGGCGCGCACCGCTCTATTGGCAGCCGGGCGACATGCGCGGCGATTGGCTCGTGTTCGGGCTCGGCGGCGCGCACGCGCTCGATCGCACGGCGCCGGTCGCGCATCTGAGCTTCTATGAGGCCGCCGCTTATGCGGAATGGGCGCAGGCGCGCCTGCCGACCGAATTCGAATGGGAGGCGGCGAGCATCCTGCCCGGCATCGCACAGGTCAGCGACAGTGTATGGCAGTGGACGCGCTCCGCCTATGCGCCGTATCCCGGCTTTCGGCCGCTGCCCGGCATCGCGGCCGAGTACAACGGCAAGTTCATGGTCGGGCAGCAGGTATTGCGCGGGGGCAGCGTCGCGACGCCGTCCGGCCATGCGCGACCGACCTATCGCAACTTCTTTCCGCCGGCAGCGCGCTGGCAGTTCTCGGGAGTACGCCTTGCAAAGGATGCCTGA
- the egtD gene encoding L-histidine N(alpha)-methyltransferase yields the protein MPDDLDARDAFDTMRASPFGRDLLEGLGRTPRSIAPKYFYDAAGSALFDRICALPEYYPTRTEYAILGRHAGEIAARIGAKAQLIEFGAGSLAKIRIVLDALNSAGLAPRAYLPVDISAEHLAREALTLRATYPSLDVRPVVADYLQPTQWRPLEQLDGRRVGCFLGSTIGNFSIAEATAFLRHAAALLAGGALLIGVDLVKDPAILHRAYNDAAGVTAAFNLNLLRRANAELAADFALDAWAHRAFYDGIRQRIEMHLVSRRDQAVQVAGRRFRFAQGETLHTENSHKFTIDGFHALAREAGFVPGPVWIDDAHLFSVHWLDSPAPHTPLHTPLS from the coding sequence ATGCCTGACGACCTCGACGCGCGCGACGCGTTCGATACGATGCGCGCCAGCCCGTTCGGCCGCGATCTGCTGGAAGGGCTCGGCCGCACGCCGCGCAGCATCGCGCCGAAGTATTTCTACGACGCGGCCGGGTCCGCGCTGTTCGACCGGATCTGCGCGCTGCCCGAGTATTATCCGACGCGTACCGAATACGCGATTCTCGGCCGGCATGCGGGCGAGATCGCGGCGCGGATCGGCGCAAAAGCGCAGTTGATCGAGTTCGGCGCGGGCTCGCTCGCGAAAATCCGCATCGTGCTCGACGCGTTGAACTCGGCGGGGCTCGCGCCGCGCGCTTATCTGCCGGTGGATATTTCCGCCGAGCATCTTGCACGCGAGGCGCTGACGTTGCGCGCGACCTACCCATCGCTCGACGTCAGGCCGGTGGTGGCCGATTACCTGCAGCCGACGCAGTGGCGGCCGCTCGAGCAGCTGGACGGACGGCGCGTCGGGTGCTTCCTGGGGTCGACGATCGGCAATTTCTCGATTGCCGAGGCGACGGCGTTTCTACGTCACGCGGCGGCGCTGCTCGCGGGCGGCGCGTTGTTGATCGGGGTCGATCTGGTGAAGGACCCGGCCATCCTGCATCGCGCCTACAACGATGCGGCGGGCGTGACGGCCGCATTCAACCTGAATCTGCTGCGGCGCGCGAACGCTGAACTGGCGGCGGATTTCGCGCTGGATGCGTGGGCGCATCGCGCGTTCTACGATGGCATCCGGCAGCGGATCGAAATGCATCTCGTAAGCCGCCGCGATCAGGCCGTCCAGGTCGCGGGCCGGCGTTTCAGATTCGCGCAGGGCGAAACGCTGCACACCGAGAACTCGCACAAGTTCACGATCGATGGATTTCATGCGTTGGCGCGCGAGGCGGGGTTCGTGCCGGGGCCGGTTTGGATCGACGACGCGCATCTGTTCAGCGTGCATTGGCTCGACAGCCCGGCTCCGCACACGCCCTTGCACACGCCGTTGTCGTGA
- a CDS encoding acyltransferase family protein, whose amino-acid sequence MDQVQGSRVVVPMEGARSPAAALVHARGGHPAYRPDIDGLRAVAVVSVVLFHAFPSLLRGGFVGVDLFFVISGYLIHALMLRELDQRTFSFGDFYARRVKRLFPALLLMGLASYAFGWFNLLDSEFKTFGKHLMGGALSVTNLMQWQEAGYFDTSAELKPLLHLWSLGVEEQFYLLWPMALWLAWRRRMSIALLVAGAGLASFLANVLTVKLYPVADFYSPLTRAWELMMGGMLAIRHHAAPGASSAQANRKSAAGLVLLALSICVLDKDAAFPGWWALLPTLGACLLIDAGPQAWINRTLLSQRAMVSIGLISYPLYLYHWPLLSYARITWGETPPWTLRAALALAGLPLAWLTYRFIEQPLRRRARTPLKVAALVVLMAGIAYAGYTTYRRDGLAFRMSHSVTRFAQDVDLDVDRDWRRHACYLEGDADNDRPFAPACTEAGAAPLLFLWGDSHAAALYPGLVQHRDVLGMRIAQYTASGCPPLIGAQAVAPRCAAIHARILRQLAAAHPATVVLTGRWLPEQLPNLAPTVAAIRRAGVQDIMLIGPVPRWQDSLPKVYWRYWRAEHAPLPERSTFGLEADVRAIDQEARATAATLGIRYLSGYDAFCDARGCLTRVGGDASADQPGKIVTFDDAHLTPAGADLLAATLARRLHAAR is encoded by the coding sequence TCGTGCCGATGGAGGGGGCGCGAAGCCCGGCCGCGGCCCTCGTCCACGCACGCGGCGGGCATCCCGCCTACCGGCCCGACATCGACGGGCTGCGTGCGGTCGCCGTCGTCTCCGTCGTCCTGTTCCATGCGTTTCCGAGCCTGTTGCGGGGCGGCTTCGTCGGCGTCGACCTCTTCTTCGTCATCTCCGGCTACCTGATCCACGCGCTGATGCTGCGCGAACTGGACCAGCGGACCTTCTCGTTCGGCGACTTCTACGCGCGGCGCGTCAAGCGGCTGTTCCCCGCGCTGCTGCTGATGGGCCTCGCGAGCTACGCATTCGGCTGGTTCAACCTGCTCGACAGCGAGTTCAAGACGTTCGGCAAGCACCTGATGGGCGGCGCGCTGTCGGTGACCAACCTCATGCAGTGGCAGGAAGCCGGCTACTTCGACACCTCGGCCGAGCTGAAGCCCCTGCTGCACCTGTGGTCGCTCGGCGTCGAGGAACAGTTCTACCTGCTCTGGCCGATGGCGCTGTGGCTCGCCTGGCGGCGGCGCATGTCGATCGCGCTGCTCGTCGCGGGCGCGGGCCTCGCGTCGTTCCTCGCCAACGTCCTGACGGTGAAGCTGTACCCGGTGGCCGACTTCTACTCCCCGCTCACCCGCGCCTGGGAACTGATGATGGGCGGCATGCTGGCGATCCGCCATCACGCCGCGCCCGGCGCATCGTCCGCCCAGGCAAACCGCAAATCCGCGGCGGGCCTCGTGCTGCTCGCGCTGTCGATCTGCGTGCTCGACAAGGACGCGGCGTTCCCGGGCTGGTGGGCGCTGCTGCCGACACTCGGTGCATGCCTGCTGATCGACGCCGGCCCGCAGGCATGGATCAACCGCACCCTGCTGTCGCAACGTGCGATGGTATCGATCGGGCTCATCAGCTACCCGCTCTATCTGTATCACTGGCCGCTGCTGTCCTATGCGCGCATCACGTGGGGAGAGACGCCGCCGTGGACGCTGCGCGCCGCGCTCGCGCTGGCCGGCTTGCCGCTCGCCTGGCTCACCTACCGCTTCATCGAGCAGCCGCTGCGCCGGCGCGCACGCACGCCGCTCAAGGTCGCGGCGCTCGTCGTGCTGATGGCGGGCATCGCCTACGCCGGCTACACCACGTACCGGCGCGACGGCCTCGCGTTCCGGATGTCGCATTCCGTCACGCGTTTCGCGCAGGACGTCGACCTCGATGTCGACCGCGATTGGCGCAGGCATGCCTGCTACCTCGAAGGCGACGCCGACAATGATCGCCCGTTCGCGCCCGCGTGCACGGAAGCCGGCGCCGCGCCCCTGTTGTTCCTGTGGGGCGACTCGCACGCCGCCGCGCTGTATCCGGGACTCGTGCAGCATCGCGACGTGCTCGGCATGCGGATCGCGCAATACACCGCCTCGGGCTGCCCTCCGCTGATCGGCGCGCAGGCGGTCGCGCCGCGCTGCGCGGCCATCCACGCGCGCATCCTGCGCCAGCTCGCCGCCGCGCATCCCGCCACCGTCGTGCTGACGGGCCGCTGGCTGCCCGAGCAGTTGCCAAACCTGGCGCCGACCGTCGCGGCCATCCGCCGCGCCGGCGTGCAGGACATCATGCTGATCGGACCCGTGCCGCGCTGGCAGGATTCGCTGCCGAAGGTGTACTGGCGCTACTGGCGCGCGGAACATGCGCCGCTGCCGGAGCGCTCGACCTTCGGCCTCGAAGCGGATGTCCGCGCGATCGACCAGGAGGCGCGCGCGACCGCCGCGACGCTCGGCATCCGCTACCTGTCCGGCTACGACGCGTTCTGCGATGCGCGCGGCTGCCTGACGCGCGTCGGCGGCGACGCGTCGGCGGACCAGCCCGGCAAGATCGTCACCTTCGACGACGCGCACCTCACGCCGGCGGGCGCGGACCTGTTGGCCGCCACGCTCGCGCGGCGGCTGCACGCCGCGCGCTGA